A single genomic interval of Helianthus annuus cultivar XRQ/B chromosome 6, HanXRQr2.0-SUNRISE, whole genome shotgun sequence harbors:
- the LOC110876210 gene encoding F-box/FBD/LRR-repeat protein At1g13570-like, with product MDKLGKLPSGIIETILCLLPIQEAARTSILSKEWRYHWTKIPKLVFIEEDAFEVSTHGDELSVLEQTFDRPSERKMMTNKCKLFYAIYQVLLVHEGPINEFTLCMEVDGSCVEIDHIIHHLSKKKTVKILKLDFNGSYRLPLSLFSLHQLTELYLNGCVLDHQPSSIGFGSLTTLNMQEIWTYDKTLLRLLSSCTLLKRLTINSDGGTIDEIGDLTMADLFECLRGIEYLTIWCFIFLVIISA from the exons ATGGATAAACTCGGCAAGCTTCCTTCGGGGATAATAGAAACCATCTTATGTCTACTACCGATTcaagaggcagcaaggacaagCATCCTCTCTAAGGAATGGAGGTACCATTGGACCAAAATCCCTAAACTTGTGTTTATTGAGGAGGATGCATTTGAAGTATCGACTCATGGGGATGAGTTGTCTGTTTTGGAGCAAACGTTCGACAGACCAAGTGAGAGGAAAATGATGACCAACAAATGTAAACTTTTCTATGCTATATACCAAGTTCTATTAGTGCATGAGGGTCCAATCAATGAGTTCACCCTTTGCATGGAAGTAGATGGCTCATGTGTTGAGATTGACCATATAATTCATCATTTGTCAAAGAAAAAAACTGTCAAGATATTAAAACTTGACTTTAATGGGAGCTATAGGCTACCCTTATCACTCTTCTCGCTCCATCAATTAACAGAATTGTATCTCAATGGTTGTGTTCTTGATCATCAACCATCATCTATTGGATTTGGTAGCCTTACAACCTTAAACATGCAAGAAATATGGACTTATGATAAAACGCTTCTGCGTCTTTTATCGAGTTGTACATTACTTAAGAGATTGACTATC AACAGTGATGGTGGAACAATCGATGAAATTGGAGATTTGACCATGGCTGATCTCTTCGAGTGTTTACGGGGCATTGAATATCTGACTATTTGGTGTTTCATCTTTTTGGTAATTATATCCGCATGA
- the LOC110876211 gene encoding uncharacterized protein LOC110876211, with protein MSDQLASVGAPIDNQRLVLQLLTGLTKQYDGISIILQNRYPLPNFHEARSRLTMEESKKKHQVAQAAHSSITALAAVTTSPSPSDSNNLPSDRNRVRGRSHRRGRGRGTNGRGGRGYNTQHPYIVFP; from the coding sequence ATGTCTGATCAGCTTGCTAGTGTGGGGGCCCCCATTGACAATCAAAGACTTGTACTTCAACTTTTAACCGGTCTTACCAAACAGTACGACGGGATTTCAATAATCCTACaaaataggtatcctttgcctaaTTTTCATGAAGCACGTTCACGTCTCACGATGGAGGAAAGTAAAAAGAAGCATCAGGTCGCTCAAGCTGCCCATTCCTCCATCACTGCACTTGCGGCTGTCACCACTAGTCCCTCCCCATCTGACAGCAACAATCTGCCTTCTGATCGTAACCGTGTACGGGGTCGTAGCCATAGACGGGGCCGAGGGCGTGGAACCAATGGTCGTGGTGGCCGGGGGTACAATACTCAGCACCCGTACATTGTGTTTCCATAG